One window from the genome of Malus domestica chromosome 01, GDT2T_hap1 encodes:
- the LOC103405629 gene encoding callose synthase 5-like gives MSNLDPPGPSGPQGLTRRPSRSAATTTFSTEVFDNEVVPSALASIAPILRVANEIETERPRVAYLCRFYAFEKAHRLDPSSSGRGVRQFKTSLLQRLERDNASSLNSRVKNTDDREIKSFYQQYYKHYVRALDQGEQADRAQLGKAYRTAGVLFEVLCAVNKTEKVDEVAPEIIAAAKDVQEKTEIYAPYNILPLDSAGATQSIMQLEEVKAAVGALLNTRGLNWPSALENSHKAGDLDLLDWLRAMFGFQKDNVRNQREHLISLLANPHIRLHPKPEPLNKMDDRAVDKVMGKLFKNYKTWCKFLGRKHSLRLPQGQQEIQQRKILYMGLYLLIWGEAANVRFMPECLCYIFHNMAYELHGLLAGNVSIVTGENIKPSYGGDDEAFLRKVITPLYRVIEKEAKKSENGKAPHIAWCNYDDLNEYFWSSDCFSLGWPMRDDGDFFKSTRDLVQGRKGSRRKSGSTGKSYFIETRTFWHIFRSFDRFWTFYILALQAMLIVAFRGISPLDIFQKNVLRDLSSIFITAAFLRVLQSILDIVLNFPGYHRWRFTDVLRNILKIIVSLAWAIILPLFYVHSFQNAPKQVMDLLSFLKNINGVPPLYLMAVAVYLLPNLLGAVLFLFPLLRRWIENSDWHIIRFLLWWSQPRIYVGRGMHESQFALIKYTIFWVLLLACKFTVSYLIQIRPLVKPTRDIMNIRRVDYQWHEFFPNAQNNYGAVVSLWAPVVLVYLMDTQIWYAIFQTLYGGVVGAFDRLGEIRTLGMLRSRFQSLPGAFNTYLVPSDKSTKRGFSFSKRFVEITASRRSEAAKFAQLWNEVICSFREEDLINDREMDLLLVPYSSDPSLKIIQWPPFLLASKIPIALDMAVQFKSKDSDLWKRICADEYMKCAVIECYESFKHVLNTLVVGDNEKRIIGIIVKEIESNISKNTFLVNFRMGSLPTLCKKFVELVGILKDGDAFKRSSVVLLLQDMLEVVTRDMMVNEIRELVEVGHSSKDAGRQLFAGTDAKPAILFPPPVTAQWEEQIRRLHLLLTVKESAIDVPTNLEARRRIAFFTNSLFMDMPRAPRVRKMLSFSIMTPYYSEETLYSKSDLEMENEDGVSIIYYLQKIFPDEWNNFMERLNCKKDSEIWENEENVLQLRHWVSLRGQTLCRTVRGMMYYRRALKLQAFLDMANETEILDGYKAITVPPEEEKKSQRSLYAQLEAVADLKFTYVATCQNYGNQKRSGDRRATDILNLMVNYPSLRVAYIDEVEESDAASGKVQKVYYSVLVKAVDNHDQEIYRIKLPGSAKIGEGKPENQNHAIIFTRGEALQAIDMNQDNYLEEAFKMRNLLEEFNEDHGVRPPSILGVREHIFTGSVSSLAWFMSNQEMSFVTIGQRVLARPLKIRFHYGHPDVFDRIFHITRGGMSKASRGINLSEDIFAGFNSTLRRGNVTHHEYIQVGKGRDVGLNQISLFEAKVACGNGEQTLSRDIYRLGHRFDFFRMLSFYFSTIGFYISAMLVVLTVYAYLYGRLYLSLSGMEKTIVNYAATRGNNVLQAAMASQSIFQLGLLTSLPMIMEIGLERGFRTALGDMIIMQLQLASVFFTFSLGTKVHYYGRTVLHGGAKYRATGRGFVVRHEKFAENYRMYSRSHFVKGLELMVLLIIYQIYGSAVTGTISYIFVTFSMWFLVVSWLFAPFLFNPSGFEWQKIVEDWDDWTKWISSHGGIGVPATKSWESWWDEEQEHLQHTGVLGRFWEIVLSLRFFLFQYGIVYHLNVARGDKSIMVYGLSWLVIVAGMIILKVVSMGRKRFSADFQLMFRLLKLFLFIGFVVTIGMLFAFLSLTVGDIFVSLLAFLPTGWALLMISQACKPLVKALGMWGSVKALARGYEYVMGITILAPVVVLAWFPFVSEFQTRLLFNQAFSRGLQIQRILTGGKKHKSN, from the exons atgtCAAACCTGGATCCGCCAGGCCCTAGCGGGCCGCAGGGGCTGACGAGAAGGCCGTCGAGGAGCGCAGCCACCACCACCTTCTCCACTGAGGTGTTCGACAACGAGGTCGTCCCTTCCGCTCTCGCCTCCATCGCTCCCATCCTCCGAGTGGCCAACGAGATCGAGACCGAGCGTCCTCGCGTCGCCTATCTCT GTCGGTTCTATGCGTTCGAGAAGGCGCACCGACTGGATCCGAGCTCCAGCGGCCGTGGCGTCCGCCAGTTCAAGACTTCGCTCCTCCAACGACTCGAGAGG GACAATGCATCAAGTCTGAATTCTCGGGTGAAAAACACAGATGACAGAGAAATTAAAAGCTTCTATCAGCAATATTATAAGCATTATGTCAGAGCTCTTGACCAGGGCGAGCAGGCTGACAG AGCCCAACTGGGAAAAGCCTACCGCACTGCCGGGGTCCTTTTTGAAGTGCTTTGCGCTGTTAACAAGACTGAGAAAGTTGATGAAGTTGCTCCTGAG ATCATTGCGGCTGCTAAAGATGTACAAGAAAAGACAGAAATTTATGCTCCCTATAACATTCTTCCTTTGGATTCTGCTGGTGCTACACAGTCTATCATGCAACTTGAAGAG GTTAAGGCTGCAGTCGGTGCACTATTGAACACTCGTGGTTTGAACTGGCCTAGTGCATTGGAGAACAGTCACAAAGCTGGTGATCTCGACCTCCTTGATTGGCTGAGGGCCATGTTTGGATTCCAG AAAGACAACGTCAGGAACCAGAGGGAGCATTTGATATCCCTACTTGCAAATCCTCATATAAGGCTTCATCCCAAACCCGAACCTCTTAATAAG ATGGATGATCGAGCTGTTGATAAAGTTATGGGAAAACTTTTTAAGAACTACAAAACGTGGTGCAAATTTTTGGGAAGAAAACATAGTTTGAG GCTTCCCCAAGGTCAGCAAGAAATACAGCAAAGGAAGATACTGTATATGGGTTTGTATCTTCTCATCTGGGGTGAAGCAGCGAATGTCCGCTTTATGCCAGAATGTCTGTGCTATATTTTTCATAAT ATGGCATATGAACTCCATGGCCTGTTGGCTGGAAATGTCAGCATCGTTACTGGGGAAAATATAAAGCCTTCTTATGGTGGGGATGATGAGGCTTTTTTACGGAAAGTTATAACCCCCTTGTACCGTGTAATTGAAAAG GAAGCCAAGAAGAGCGAAAATGGAAAAGCTCCTCACATAGCTTGGTGCAACTATGACGATCTCAATGAATATTTCTG GTCGTCTGATTGCTTCTCTCTTGGTTGGCCCATGCGTGATGATGGTGATTTTTTCAAATCAACGCGTGACTTGGTGCAG GGAAGAAAGGGCTCTAGAAGAAAATCTGGAAGCACAGGAAAATCGTATTTTATTGAAACTCGGACATTTTGGCACATTTTTCGAAGTTTTGACCGGTTTTGGACCTTTTACATACTGGCTTTACAG GCTATGCTCATTGTTGCTTTTAGAGGGATTTCACCATTGGATATTTTTCAAAAGAATGTCTTGAGAGATCTATCAAGTATTTTCATCACAGCAGCATTTCTTCGCGTCCTTCAAA GCATTTTGGATATTGTTTTGAACTTCCCGGGATATCATAGGTGGAGGTTCACTGATGTGCTGcgaaatattctcaagataattgTTAGTCTTGCATGGGCAATCATTCTTCCACTGTTTTATGTGCATTCATTCCAGAATGCCCCTAAACAAGTTATGGATTTACTGTCATTCCTGAAGAATATCAATGGTGTTCCTCCTCTATACCTTATGGCTGTTGCAGTATATTTGCTGCCAAATTTATTAGGAGCAGTTTTGTTCCTTTTCCCGCTGCTCCGACGTTGGATTGAAAACTCAGACTGGCATATCATTAGGTTCCTCTTGTGGTGGTCACAG CCAAGAATCTATGTTGGGAGGGGAATGCATGAAAGTCAATTTGCCCTTATTAA GTACACTATTTTTTGGGTGCTGCTTTTGGCTTGCAAGTTTACAGTTAGCTATCTTATCCAG ATAAGGCCGTTGGTGAAGCCAACTAGAGACATTATGAACATTCGTCGTGTAGATTATCAGTGGCATGAATTTTTCCCTAATG CTCAAAACAACTATGGAGCAGTTGTGTCACTCTGGGCACCAGTAGTCTTG GTTTATTTGATGGACACTCAAATATGGTATGCTATTTTTCAGACTTTGTATGGTGGTGTTGTTGGCGCATTCGATCGCCTAGGAGAG ATTCGAACACTGGGTATGCTAAGATCAAGGTTCCAGTCTCTACCCGGTGCATTCAACACATACCTAGTGCCTTCAGATAAATCAACAAAAAGGGGATTCTCTTTCTCAAAGCGTTTCGTGGAG ATTACAGCAAGCAGGAGAAGTGAAGCTGCAAAGTTTGCTCAGTTGTGGAATGAAGTGATCTGTAGCTTCCGTGAGGAAGATCTCATAAATGACAGG GAGATGGATTTGCTGCTAGTTCCGTATTCATCAGATCCCAGCCTGAAGATAATTCAGTGGCCGCCCTTCTTGCTTGCTAGCAAA ATCCCAATAGCATTAGATATGGCAGTTCAATTTAAATCGAAGGACTCCGATCTCTGGAAGCGGATATGTGCGGATGAATATATGAAATGTGCTGTGATTGAATGTTATGAATCTTTCAAACATGTCCTTAATACTCTGGTAGTTGGAGACAATGAGAAAAG GATAATTGGCATCATCGTGAAGGAAATTGAAAGTAACATTTCAAAGAATACATTTCTTGTAAATTTTAGAATGGGTTCCTTGCCCACTCTTTGCAAGAAATTTGTAGAGCTTGTGGGGATCTTG AAAGATGGTGATGCATTCAAGCGATCTTCAGTGGTGTTGTTGCTTCAAGATATGCTGGAAGTAGTCACGCGTGATATGATGGTGAATGAGATCCG AGAGTTGGTTGAAGTTGGTCATAGTAGCAAGGATGCTGGAAGGCAACTCTTTGCTGGAACTGATGCAAAACCTGCAATATTGTTCCCTCCTCCAGTTACAGCACAGTGGGAAGAACAG ATCAGACGCCTCCATCTGCTGCTAACAGTTAAGGAATCTGCCATTGACGTACCAACAAACCTAGAAGCACGTAGAAGGATTGCATTTTTTACAAATTCATTGTTCATGGATATGCCTCGTGCTCCCCGCGTCCGTAAAATGCTTTCATTTAG CATCATGACGCCATACTATAGTGAGGAGACTCTGTATTCCAAATCGGACCTTGAGATGGAAAATGAAGACGGTGTATCAATCATATACTACTTACAGAAGATTTTCCCAG ATGAATGGAATAACTTCATGGAGCGACTTAATTGTAAAAAGGATAGTGAAATATGGGAGAATGAAGAAAATGTTTTGCAGCTTCGTCATTGGGTCTCCTTGCGAGGACAAACGCTCTGCAGGACTG TTAGAGGAATGATGTATTACCGACGAGCTCTGAAGCTTCAGGCTTTTCTTGACATGGCCAATGAAACCG AGATACTAGATGGCTACAAAGCAATCACGGTTCcaccagaagaagaaaagaaaagccaGAGATCTCTTTATGCTCAATTAGAAGCAGTGGCTGACCTTAAATTCACCTATGTTGCTACCTGCCAAAACTATGGCAATCAGAAACGCAGTGGAGATCGACGCGCAACAGACATCTTGAATCTGATGGTTAA TTATCCTTCTCTTCGGGTTGCATATATCGATGAAGTTGAAGAGAGTGACGCTGCTAGTGGAAAGGTGCAAAAGGTTTACTATTCTGTCTTGGTCAAAGCTGTTGACAATCATGATCAG GAAATATATCGTATAAAGTTGCCTGGTTCGGCAAAGATTGGTGAAGGGAAACCCGAAAACCAGAACCATGCTATAATTTTTACTCGAGGAGAAGCTCTTCAGGCCATTGACATGAACCAG GACAATTACTTAGAAGAAGCTTTTAAAATGAGAAACCTTCTTGAAGAATTTAATGAGGACCACGGAGTACGTCCTCCTTCAATTTTAggtgttcgtgagcatatctttaCTGGAAG TGTTTCTTCATTGGCCTGGTTTATGTCAAATCAGGAAATGAGCTTTGTGACCATAGGTCAAAGAGTTCTTGCAAGACCTTTGAA GATCCGCTTCCACTATGGACACCCAGATGTCTTTGATAGAATCTTCCACATTACTCGTGGTGGCATGAGCAAGGCTTCCCGTGGCATCAATCTGAGCGAGGACATCTTTGCTG GTTTTAATTCAACGTTAAGGCGAGGGAATGTTACTCACCATGAATACATTCAAGTTGGGAAGGGTAGAGATGTTGGGCTCAACCAAATCTCTCTCTTTGAAGCCAAAGTTGCTTGTGGTAATGGAGAGCAAACGCTTAGCAGGGATATCTACCGCTTAGGGCACCGTTTTGACTTCTTTCGCATGTTGTCCTTCTATTTTTCGACAATAGGGTTTTACATCAGCGCAATG TTGGTTGTCCTTACAGTCTATGCGTACTTATACGGCAGACTTTACTTGTCATTAAGTGGAATGGAAAAGACAATTGTGAACTATGCCGCCACCAGGGGAAATAATGTTCTACAAGCAGCCATGGCTTCACAATCTATTTTCCAATTAGGTCTTTTGACTTCCTTGCCCATGATCATGGAAATTGGACTAGAAAGAGGGTTCAGAACTGCGTTAGGGGACATGATAATTATGCAGCTGCAACTAGCATCCGTTTTCTTCACCTTCTCTCTTGGTACCAAAGTTCATTATTATGGTCGAACTGTGCTGCACGGCGGTGCTAAATACAGAGCAACTGGTCGTGGCTTTGTTGTCAGGCATGAAAAGTTTGCCGAGAATTACAGGATGTACTCAAGGAGTCATTTTGTGAAAGGCCTTGAACTTATGGTACTGCTTATAATTTATCAGATATACGGTTCAGCAGTAACTGGTACAATATCATATATCTTCGTCACATTCTCCATGTGGTTCTTAGTGGTTTCGTGGCTGTTTGCTCCCTTCCTGTTTAACCCTTCAGGATTTGAATGGCAAAAGATAGTCGAAGATTGGGATGATTGGACAAAATGGATAAGTAGCCATGGTGGTATTGGTGTGCCAGCGACCAAGAGTTGGGAGTCTTGGTGGGATGAGGAACAGGAACACCTGCAGCACACTGGGGTTTTGGGACGATTTTGGGAGATTGTTCTTTCTCTACGCTTCTTTCTCTTCCAATACGGAATTGTGTACCATCTAAATGTGGCCAGGGGTGATAAAAGCATCATG GTTTATGGTCTGTCATGGCTGGTCATTGTCGCTGGGATGATCATCCTAAAG GTTGTGTCGATGGGAAGAAAGCGGTTCAGTGCAGATTTCCAGCTGATGTTCAGGCTTCTCAAGTTGTTCCTGTTTATTGGGTTTGTCGTCACTATTGGAATGCTTTTCGCTTTCCTCAGTCTTACTGTTGGTGACATCTTTGTGAGCTTATTGGCCTTCTTGCCTACAGGATGGGCGCTACTAATG ATATCACAAGCATGCAAGCCGTTGGTGAAGGCCCTAGGAATGTGGGGATCTGTCAAAGCTCTAGCAAGAGGGTACGAGTACGTGATGGGGATCACTATACTTGCACCAGTAGTTGTTCTTGCATGGTTCCCATTTGTCTCGGAGTTCCAGACCAGGCTGCTATTCAACCAAGCTTTCAGCCGAGGGCTTCAGATCCAACGTATTCTTACTGGTGGGAAGAAGCACAAGTCAAACTAA